In a genomic window of Halalkalicoccus sp. CG83:
- the pfkB gene encoding 1-phosphofructokinase, whose translation MIVTVTPNPAVDYTVTLAAEPAPGEVLRTDRTRYDAGGKGINVSKYLDALGRETLATGFLGGFVGEHLETQLASAGLPASFVDIDETTRLNTTLLAPDAEYKINQTGPTIDAAAIESLLGTLCERDPETVLVAGSLPPGIDTATVDRIATAGEWKTVVDLGGDVLGELSAGYALCKPNRVELEEATGRSVDSVDSAIAAARSLRDRGFERVVASLGSEGAILVSDDRAVHAPALDVEVVDTVGAGDALLSGVLGGFARGETDEEALRTGVAVATRVVGVSGTRVPSLGDVRETRERVSVVPR comes from the coding sequence GTGATCGTCACCGTCACTCCGAACCCCGCGGTCGACTACACCGTCACCCTGGCCGCGGAGCCGGCGCCCGGGGAGGTGCTTAGAACCGACCGGACGCGCTACGACGCCGGCGGCAAGGGGATCAACGTCTCGAAGTACCTCGACGCGCTCGGGCGGGAGACGCTCGCGACGGGCTTTCTCGGCGGGTTCGTCGGCGAGCACCTCGAGACGCAACTGGCGTCGGCGGGGCTCCCCGCGAGCTTCGTCGACATCGACGAGACGACACGACTGAACACGACGCTGCTCGCGCCCGACGCCGAGTACAAGATCAACCAGACCGGGCCGACGATCGACGCGGCCGCGATCGAGTCGCTCCTCGGGACGCTGTGCGAACGCGACCCGGAGACGGTCCTCGTCGCCGGGAGCCTCCCGCCGGGGATCGACACGGCGACGGTCGACCGGATCGCGACCGCGGGCGAGTGGAAGACCGTCGTGGACCTCGGCGGCGACGTCCTCGGCGAGCTCTCGGCGGGCTACGCGCTCTGTAAGCCGAACCGCGTCGAGCTCGAGGAAGCGACGGGTCGGTCCGTCGACTCGGTCGACTCGGCGATCGCGGCCGCCCGGTCGCTCCGCGATCGGGGGTTCGAACGGGTCGTCGCCTCGCTGGGATCCGAGGGGGCGATACTGGTGAGCGACGATCGAGCGGTCCACGCGCCGGCGCTCGACGTCGAGGTCGTCGACACGGTGGGCGCGGGCGACGCGCTCCTCTCGGGCGTGCTCGGCGGGTTCGCCCGTGGGGAGACGGACGAGGAGGCGCTCCGGACCGGCGTCGCCGTCGCGACGCGCGTCGTCGGCGTGTCCGGAACGCGCGTCCCGTCGCTCGGCGACGTCCGCGAGACGCGTGAGCGGGTCTCCGTCGTTCCTCGGTGA
- the glpR gene encoding HTH-type transcriptional regulator GlpR, which produces MLPEQRKRRIVALVTEHDGRSVAELAAELDVSKATIRRDLQELEDQSLLERSHGGAVPVTTVGDEQPYGQREVQRLDAKVAIAERAAEEIREGTVVFFDSGTTTLEVAKRAPESIVAVTNSPVIALELDEVGCEVKLTGGTLRHRSRALVGPSAESFMERMSFDLLFLGTNAIDDDGLMTPDEDEARMKSLMVEKSQRVVVVADASKFGERSFVRFAELDEIDRLITEDGSSSTVRDASENADVSIVEAGS; this is translated from the coding sequence ATGTTACCCGAACAGCGAAAACGACGGATCGTGGCGCTCGTCACCGAACACGACGGCCGTTCGGTGGCGGAGCTCGCCGCGGAGCTCGACGTATCGAAGGCGACGATCCGGCGCGATCTCCAGGAGCTCGAGGACCAGTCGCTGCTCGAACGCTCCCACGGCGGTGCGGTTCCCGTCACGACCGTCGGCGACGAACAACCCTACGGCCAGCGCGAGGTCCAGCGACTCGACGCGAAGGTGGCGATCGCGGAACGCGCCGCGGAGGAGATCCGGGAGGGCACGGTGGTCTTCTTCGACTCGGGGACGACCACCCTCGAGGTAGCCAAGCGGGCACCCGAGTCGATCGTGGCGGTCACCAACTCGCCGGTGATCGCGCTCGAGCTCGACGAGGTCGGCTGTGAGGTCAAGCTCACCGGCGGAACGCTCAGACACCGCTCGCGGGCGCTGGTCGGGCCGAGCGCGGAGTCGTTCATGGAACGGATGAGCTTCGACCTGCTCTTTCTCGGCACGAACGCGATCGACGACGACGGGTTGATGACGCCCGACGAGGACGAGGCCCGGATGAAGTCGCTGATGGTCGAGAAGTCCCAGCGCGTGGTCGTCGTGGCGGACGCGTCGAAGTTCGGCGAGCGGAGCTTCGTCCGGTTCGCGGAGCTCGACGAGATCGACCGACTGATCACGGAGGACGGATCGTCGTCGACCGTCCGTGACGCCTCGGAGAACGCCGACGTCTCGATCGTGGAGGCCGGCTCGTGA
- a CDS encoding isocitrate/isopropylmalate dehydrogenase family protein — MTDEIAVIPGDGIGQEVVPAAVEVLDSVGRFEFTEAEAGDRVKRETGDPLPEETYDLAASADATLFGAAGESAADVIIPLRRAVGSFVNVRPARAYPGVDALRPETDVVFLRENTEGVYAGHESRLSDDLSTLTRVVTTSASERLAGFACDYVEERGYEGFTVAHKANVMRETDGRFRETVLGVADDRGIEADEVLMDAFATHVCLDPGQFDVVVCPNLAGDVLSDLAAGLVGGLGLLPSANVGAENALFEPVHGTAPDIAGEGVANPGAAILSAAMLLEHLGYDEEADRVERAMTETLADGPRTADLGGDATTEDVTTAVVDRL, encoded by the coding sequence ATGACTGACGAGATCGCCGTGATCCCGGGCGACGGGATCGGCCAGGAGGTCGTCCCCGCGGCCGTCGAGGTGCTCGATTCCGTCGGGAGGTTCGAGTTCACCGAGGCGGAGGCGGGCGACCGCGTGAAGAGAGAGACCGGCGACCCCCTCCCGGAGGAGACGTACGACCTCGCCGCCTCGGCGGACGCGACGCTGTTCGGCGCCGCGGGCGAGAGCGCGGCGGACGTGATCATCCCGCTCCGGCGTGCGGTCGGCTCGTTCGTCAACGTCCGTCCCGCTCGCGCCTACCCCGGCGTCGACGCGCTTCGTCCGGAGACTGACGTCGTCTTCCTCCGCGAGAACACCGAGGGCGTCTACGCGGGCCACGAGAGCCGGCTGAGCGACGACCTCTCGACGCTCACTCGAGTGGTGACGACGTCGGCCTCCGAACGGCTCGCCGGGTTCGCCTGCGACTACGTCGAGGAACGGGGCTACGAGGGTTTCACCGTCGCGCACAAGGCGAACGTGATGCGCGAGACCGACGGCCGGTTCCGCGAGACCGTCCTCGGGGTGGCCGACGACCGCGGCATCGAAGCCGACGAGGTGCTGATGGACGCGTTCGCGACCCACGTCTGTCTCGATCCCGGGCAGTTCGACGTCGTCGTCTGTCCGAACCTCGCGGGCGACGTGCTCTCGGATCTCGCCGCGGGGCTGGTCGGCGGACTCGGTCTGCTGCCGAGCGCGAACGTCGGTGCGGAGAACGCGCTGTTCGAACCCGTCCACGGCACCGCCCCCGACATCGCCGGCGAAGGCGTCGCCAACCCCGGCGCGGCGATCCTCTCGGCGGCGATGCTGCTCGAACACCTCGGCTACGACGAGGAGGCAGACCGGGTCGAGCGAGCGATGACCGAGACGCTCGCCGACGGGCCACGGACCGCCGATCTCGGCGGCGACGCCACCACCGAGGACGTGACGACGGCCGTCGTCGATCGACTGTAG
- the leuD gene encoding 3-isopropylmalate dehydratase small subunit produces the protein MSSENQRENRSDGPAEIVDRVSGTGIPIRGNDIDTDQIIPARFMKVVTFDGLGEFAFFDQRFDDEDDPKDHPFNEERFQDANVMVVNANFGCGSSREHAPQALQRWGIDAIVGESFASIFAGNCLALGIPTVTASPEEIGALQAYVEENPDAEITVDVERELVVYGDGDEEKAVNVDVADAQHKALVEGVWDTTALMKANESAVRETAESLPYVRSDD, from the coding sequence ATGAGCTCCGAGAACCAGCGCGAGAACCGGAGCGACGGCCCCGCGGAGATCGTCGATCGGGTCTCGGGCACCGGCATCCCGATCCGGGGCAACGACATCGACACCGACCAGATCATCCCCGCCCGGTTCATGAAGGTCGTCACCTTCGACGGGCTGGGCGAGTTCGCCTTCTTCGATCAGCGCTTCGACGACGAGGACGACCCGAAGGACCACCCGTTCAACGAGGAGCGCTTCCAGGACGCAAACGTCATGGTGGTCAACGCGAACTTCGGCTGCGGCTCCTCGCGCGAGCACGCCCCCCAGGCGCTCCAGCGCTGGGGAATCGACGCGATCGTCGGCGAGTCGTTCGCGTCGATCTTCGCGGGCAACTGCCTGGCACTCGGCATTCCGACGGTCACGGCGAGCCCCGAGGAGATCGGCGCGCTCCAGGCGTACGTCGAGGAGAACCCCGACGCCGAGATCACCGTCGACGTCGAGCGCGAACTCGTCGTCTACGGCGACGGCGACGAAGAGAAGGCGGTCAACGTCGACGTCGCCGACGCCCAGCACAAGGCGCTGGTCGAGGGCGTCTGGGACACGACGGCGCTGATGAAGGCCAACGAGAGCGCGGTCCGCGAGACCGCGGAGTCGCTGCCGTACGTCCGAAGCGATGACTGA
- the leuC gene encoding 3-isopropylmalate dehydratase large subunit, translating to MSRGTLYDKVWDRHAVAELPTGQTQLFVGLHLIHEVTSPQAFGMLRERDIEVAYPELTHATVDHIVPTADQSRPYGDDAAEEMMRELEENVREAGIEFDHPDTGDQGIVHVIGPEQGLTQPGMTIVCGDSHTSTHGAFGALAFGIGTSQIRDVLATGTVAMEKQKVRKIEVTGELGDGVEAKDVILEIIRRLGTEGGVGYVYEYAGEAIESLGMEGRMSICNMSIEGGARAGYVNPDETTYEWLEGTDEFRDNKEKFEELKPYWESVRSDEDAEYDDVVTIDGSSLEPVVTWGTTPGQGVGITQPIPRPEELPEDKQDTARRAQEHMRVEPGDTMEGYPIDVAFLGSCTNARLADLRHGARLVEGRKVHPDVRALVVPGSQRVQRAAEEEGLADVFREAGFEWRNAGCSMCLGMNEDQLEGDQACASSSNRNFVGRQGSKDGRTVLMNPRMVVAAAVTGEVTDVRKLEEVARA from the coding sequence ATGAGTCGAGGAACCCTCTACGACAAGGTGTGGGACCGACACGCCGTCGCGGAACTGCCGACGGGACAGACCCAGCTGTTCGTCGGGCTCCACCTCATCCACGAGGTGACCAGCCCGCAGGCGTTCGGGATGCTGCGCGAGCGCGACATCGAGGTCGCCTACCCCGAGCTGACCCACGCGACGGTGGACCACATCGTTCCGACAGCGGATCAGTCCCGTCCCTACGGCGACGACGCGGCCGAGGAGATGATGCGCGAGCTCGAGGAGAACGTCCGCGAGGCGGGCATCGAGTTCGACCACCCCGACACCGGCGATCAGGGGATCGTCCACGTGATCGGCCCCGAGCAGGGGCTCACCCAGCCGGGGATGACGATCGTCTGTGGCGACTCCCATACGAGCACCCACGGCGCGTTCGGCGCGCTCGCGTTCGGCATCGGCACCTCCCAGATCCGTGACGTCCTCGCCACCGGTACCGTGGCGATGGAGAAGCAGAAAGTGCGAAAGATCGAGGTCACCGGCGAGCTCGGCGACGGCGTCGAGGCGAAGGACGTGATCCTCGAGATAATCCGAAGATTGGGTACGGAGGGCGGCGTCGGCTACGTCTACGAGTACGCCGGCGAGGCGATCGAGAGCCTCGGCATGGAGGGTCGCATGAGCATCTGCAACATGTCGATCGAGGGCGGTGCCCGCGCGGGCTACGTCAACCCCGACGAGACCACCTACGAGTGGCTCGAGGGGACCGACGAGTTCCGCGATAATAAGGAAAAATTCGAGGAGCTGAAACCCTACTGGGAGTCGGTTCGGTCCGACGAGGACGCCGAGTACGACGACGTCGTCACGATCGACGGCAGCTCGCTGGAGCCCGTCGTCACCTGGGGGACCACGCCCGGCCAGGGCGTCGGAATCACCCAGCCGATCCCCCGTCCCGAGGAGCTACCCGAGGACAAACAGGACACCGCGCGGCGCGCCCAGGAGCACATGCGCGTCGAGCCCGGCGACACGATGGAGGGCTACCCGATCGACGTCGCCTTCCTCGGCTCGTGTACGAACGCTCGACTGGCGGACCTGCGCCACGGAGCCCGGCTCGTCGAGGGCCGAAAAGTCCACCCCGACGTGCGCGCGCTCGTCGTCCCCGGCAGCCAGCGCGTCCAGCGCGCCGCCGAGGAGGAGGGGCTCGCCGACGTCTTCCGCGAGGCCGGCTTCGAGTGGCGAAACGCCGGCTGTTCGATGTGTCTCGGCATGAACGAGGACCAACTGGAGGGCGACCAGGCGTGTGCGTCCTCGTCGAACCGCAACTTCGTCGGCCGCCAGGGGTCGAAGGACGGCCGAACGGTCCTGATGAACCCCCGTATGGTCGTCGCAGCCGCCGTCACCGGCGAGGTGACCGACGTGCGGAAGCTGGAGGAGGTGGCGCGAGCATGA
- the ilvC gene encoding ketol-acid reductoisomerase, whose product MTEDASIYYDEDAQRSQIEDKTVAVLGYGSQGHAHAQNLADSGIDVVVGLREDSSSREAVREDGLEVTTPKEAAARAQIVSVLVPDTVQPAVYEEIEEELEPGNTLQFAHGFNIHYNQIQPSEDVDVTMIAPKTPGHLLRRNYENDEGTPALLAVYQDATGEAKEEALAYAQAIGCTRAGVVETTFREETETDLFGEQAVLCGGIASLIKQGYETLVDAGYSPQMAYFECLNEMKLIVDLMYEGGLGEMWDSVSDTAEYGGLTKGDVIVDEHARENMEEVLQGVQDGTFAREWIAENQAGRPSYTQLRQAEKDHEIEEVGAELRALFAWAEEEGETAEDEQERVRADD is encoded by the coding sequence ATGACTGAAGACGCATCCATCTACTACGACGAAGACGCACAGCGAAGCCAGATCGAGGACAAGACCGTAGCCGTGCTCGGCTACGGCAGCCAGGGCCACGCCCACGCACAGAACCTCGCCGACAGCGGGATCGACGTCGTGGTCGGGCTGCGCGAGGACTCCTCCTCGCGCGAGGCCGTCCGGGAGGACGGTCTCGAGGTGACCACGCCGAAGGAGGCCGCCGCCCGCGCGCAGATCGTGAGCGTGCTGGTGCCAGACACCGTCCAGCCCGCAGTCTACGAGGAGATCGAAGAGGAGCTCGAACCCGGCAACACGCTCCAGTTCGCCCACGGGTTCAACATCCACTACAACCAGATCCAGCCCTCCGAGGACGTCGACGTGACGATGATCGCGCCGAAGACGCCGGGCCATCTCCTCAGGAGGAACTACGAGAACGACGAGGGGACGCCCGCGCTGCTCGCGGTGTATCAGGACGCGACCGGCGAGGCGAAAGAGGAGGCGCTCGCGTACGCCCAAGCCATCGGCTGTACGCGCGCGGGTGTAGTCGAGACCACCTTCCGTGAGGAGACCGAGACCGACCTCTTCGGCGAACAGGCGGTGCTGTGTGGCGGGATCGCGAGCCTGATCAAACAGGGTTACGAGACGCTCGTGGACGCGGGCTACAGCCCGCAGATGGCGTACTTCGAGTGTCTCAACGAGATGAAGCTGATCGTCGACCTGATGTACGAGGGCGGGCTCGGCGAGATGTGGGACTCGGTGTCCGATACGGCGGAGTACGGCGGGCTCACCAAGGGCGACGTGATCGTCGACGAGCACGCCCGCGAGAACATGGAGGAGGTCCTCCAGGGCGTACAGGACGGCACGTTCGCCCGCGAGTGGATCGCGGAGAACCAGGCCGGCCGACCGAGCTACACCCAGCTCCGCCAGGCCGAGAAGGACCACGAGATCGAGGAGGTCGGCGCCGAACTGCGCGCGCTGTTCGCGTGGGCCGAGGAGGAAGGAGAGACCGCTGAGGACGAACAGGAGCGAGTGAGAGCCGATGACTGA
- the ilvN gene encoding acetolactate synthase small subunit, giving the protein MSQETETEIEGEYERTNGLRGPPPEARPRPSGRRNSQGTRIDPEVEAERHPRRTVISALVKNEPGVLARASGLVSRRQFNIESLTVGETTNPETSRITLVIEEPEPGIRQVEKQLEKLVPVISVQELGRDAVRRELVIVKVHGSDPDKVHAVTEMYDGTTLDAGPQTITVEITGDEQKIDDAIDAFQQFGIRELSRTGQTAMARGDEWTTDVEEERYERMHERWQTPTNND; this is encoded by the coding sequence ATGAGCCAGGAGACCGAGACCGAGATCGAGGGCGAGTACGAGCGAACCAACGGACTTCGAGGACCGCCGCCGGAGGCGCGTCCCCGTCCGAGCGGGCGTCGAAACAGCCAGGGGACGCGGATCGACCCCGAGGTCGAGGCCGAACGACACCCGCGGCGAACGGTGATCTCGGCGCTGGTGAAGAACGAGCCCGGGGTGCTCGCGCGGGCCTCCGGGCTGGTGAGCCGACGCCAGTTCAACATCGAGAGCCTGACGGTCGGAGAGACGACCAACCCCGAGACCTCGCGCATCACGCTGGTGATCGAGGAGCCCGAGCCGGGCATCCGACAGGTCGAGAAACAGCTCGAGAAGCTGGTGCCCGTCATCTCGGTCCAGGAGCTCGGACGCGACGCCGTCCGACGCGAGCTGGTGATCGTGAAGGTCCACGGCAGCGACCCCGACAAGGTCCACGCCGTCACGGAGATGTACGACGGCACGACCCTCGACGCCGGCCCGCAGACCATCACCGTCGAGATCACGGGCGACGAGCAGAAGATCGACGACGCGATCGACGCGTTCCAGCAGTTCGGCATCCGCGAGCTCTCGCGCACCGGCCAGACCGCGATGGCCCGGGGCGACGAGTGGACGACCGATGTCGAGGAGGAACGCTACGAACGAATGCACGAACGCTGGCAGACCCCGACGAACAATGACTGA
- the ilvB gene encoding biosynthetic-type acetolactate synthase large subunit, with product MSERVTAPVEETDDAERTVETGAESVIAALEGAGVETCFGVQGGAIMPVYDALYDSDIHHVTMAHEQGAAHAADAYGIVSGEPGVCFATSGPGATNLVTGIADASMDSDPMIALTGQVPTAFVGNDAFQETDTTGITAPITKTNYFATDSDTVGDTVGEAFALSGTGRPGPTVVDLPKDVTNGATDRAPGEARTPDTYDPQMEADDEAIEAAARTLEAAEKPVILAGGGVIKGDATEQLRAFATEYEIPVVTTMPALGSFPEDHELAMEMAGMHGTGYANMAITHCDTMLAVGCRFDDRLTGGVETFAPDAQILHVDIDPAEISKNITADVAAIGDAATVLEQLDAELQHAPDAREWREQCQTWKEEYPMDYAAPEDELLRPEFVVETMDEATPDETIVTTGVGQHQMWACQYWTYRHPRTWVSSHGLGTMGYGLPSAIGAKLAAPDRDVVCFEGDGSFLMTCQELAVAVHENLDITVAVLNNSSVGMVRQWQDAFFEGRHSASQYPWVPAFDKLAEAFGACGFSVTEYNEVAETVEAALEYDGPSVIDFHIDPESNVYPMVPSGGDNGQFALSEDQL from the coding sequence ATGAGCGAGAGAGTCACCGCCCCGGTCGAGGAGACCGACGACGCGGAGCGAACCGTCGAGACCGGCGCCGAGTCGGTCATCGCCGCGCTCGAGGGCGCCGGCGTCGAGACGTGTTTCGGCGTCCAGGGCGGGGCGATCATGCCCGTCTACGACGCGCTCTACGACTCCGACATCCACCACGTGACGATGGCCCACGAACAGGGCGCGGCCCACGCGGCCGACGCCTACGGGATCGTCAGCGGCGAGCCGGGCGTCTGCTTTGCGACCTCCGGACCGGGCGCGACGAACCTCGTTACCGGCATCGCCGACGCCTCGATGGACTCCGATCCGATGATCGCGCTCACTGGCCAGGTGCCGACGGCGTTCGTCGGCAACGACGCGTTCCAGGAGACCGATACGACGGGGATCACCGCGCCGATCACGAAGACGAACTACTTCGCGACCGACTCCGACACCGTCGGCGACACCGTCGGCGAGGCGTTCGCGCTCTCAGGAACCGGTCGGCCGGGACCGACGGTCGTGGACCTGCCGAAGGACGTCACCAACGGCGCAACCGACCGCGCCCCGGGTGAAGCACGAACGCCCGACACGTACGACCCGCAGATGGAGGCCGACGACGAGGCGATCGAGGCCGCCGCGCGAACGCTCGAGGCCGCGGAGAAGCCCGTCATCCTCGCCGGCGGCGGCGTGATCAAGGGCGATGCAACCGAGCAGCTTCGGGCGTTCGCGACCGAGTACGAGATCCCCGTCGTGACGACGATGCCCGCGCTCGGGTCGTTCCCCGAGGACCACGAGCTGGCGATGGAGATGGCCGGCATGCACGGTACCGGCTACGCCAACATGGCGATCACGCACTGCGATACGATGCTCGCGGTGGGCTGTCGGTTCGACGACCGCCTGACCGGCGGCGTCGAGACGTTCGCGCCCGACGCACAGATCCTCCACGTCGACATCGACCCCGCGGAGATCTCGAAGAACATCACCGCGGACGTCGCCGCGATCGGCGACGCCGCGACGGTGCTCGAGCAGCTCGACGCGGAGCTGCAGCACGCGCCCGACGCACGCGAGTGGCGCGAGCAGTGTCAGACGTGGAAGGAGGAGTACCCGATGGACTACGCCGCGCCCGAGGACGAACTGCTGCGTCCGGAGTTCGTCGTCGAGACGATGGACGAGGCGACGCCCGACGAGACGATCGTCACGACGGGCGTCGGCCAGCACCAGATGTGGGCGTGTCAGTACTGGACCTACCGCCACCCCCGGACGTGGGTCTCCTCCCACGGGCTGGGGACGATGGGCTACGGCCTGCCGTCGGCGATCGGCGCGAAGCTCGCGGCGCCCGACCGCGACGTCGTCTGCTTCGAGGGCGACGGCTCCTTCCTGATGACGTGTCAGGAGCTGGCCGTCGCGGTCCACGAGAACCTCGACATCACGGTCGCCGTGTTGAACAACTCCTCGGTCGGGATGGTGCGCCAGTGGCAGGACGCCTTCTTCGAGGGCCGTCACTCCGCCTCGCAGTACCCGTGGGTGCCGGCGTTCGACAAGCTGGCCGAGGCGTTCGGCGCATGCGGTTTCTCGGTGACCGAGTACAACGAGGTCGCGGAGACGGTCGAGGCCGCCCTCGAGTACGACGGACCCTCGGTGATCGACTTCCACATCGACCCCGAGTCGAACGTCTACCCGATGGTGCCGAGCGGCGGGGACAACGGCCAGTTCGCCCTCTCGGAGGACCAGCTATGA